The Candidatus Cloacimonadota bacterium genome includes the window CCGTTACTGTGTTTATGGAAAATGCTGGAGGCGGAGGAGCTATGGCTGCTCCGGTTGCACGGCAGATTTTTGACTTCTATATGGGCAATATCGAAGATATCAAACGTCCTGTAAAACTACCTACTCAGTTTCTGAATGCTGAAGAACTCGAGCTTAGTGGTGATGAAGAGCAGCCTCAGCCGGATACAAACCTCCAAACTCCAGATGCGGAATCCATTCCCGAAGAGCAGCCTCAACCATGATAAATCGTAAGAAATTTGATTTTATGCTGCTTCTATTACTGATTGTGCTAATTGCCTTGGGGTGTATCTCCATCTTTAGCGCATCTACTACTGTTATCTCCGATCAGATAAGTACCCAGTCGTTTTGGTGGCGACAGATAATCTTCGCCTTTATTGCCTTAGGCATGATCACTCTGCTGTTGAAGTTGCCTATGCCAATCTTCGATATCCTTGTTTTGCCTGCTTTTGTTTTAAATGTATTAGCCCTTGTTGTTGTTTTATTCACACCGGCAGTAAATGGCTCGCATCGCTGGTTTAGCATTGGAGGCATCAATTTCCAACCCTCCGAAAGTGCCAAATTGCTTACCATTTTAATGGTAGCTCGCTACATCTCTAAAGAGAATCTAAGTGAATATCGACAGATGCTTTACGGCTTTGGCATCGCATCAATACCTGTTCTATTGATTCTGATAGAGCCAGATTTTGGCACAACTCTGGTATTTTGGGCTGCACTTTTAGCAATGTTGATAGCTGCCGAAGTTCCGCTGTTTTATATACTATTGATCATCTCTCCGGTTATTTCTATAATTGCATCTGTTCACTGGTTGTTTATTCTATTGTGGATTGTGATATTTGTATTATTACTTATGTGGTCTCGGCTTTCTTGGGTAGCAATAACTGTTGCGAGTATAATTAATGTTTTTATTGCCCTGATTATGCCACTTTTCTGGATGGGACTAAAGGATTATCAGCAGAATCGGATTCTCACTTTTTTAGATCCTTCCCGAGATCCCTTAGGCACTGGATACCAGATTATCCAAAGCAAGATCGCCATTGGAAGCGGAGCTCTTACCGGCAAGGGCTGGCTTATGGGTACACAAAAGAATATGAATTTCCTCCCAGAGCATCATACAGATTTTATCTTCTCGGTTATTGGCGAGGAGTTCGGTTTTTTAGGCTCGCTGTTGTTATTGGTAATCTTTGCCTTGTTTTTTGGCCGAATCATCCACGATATCGCCCAGATAAAAGTAAAAGA containing:
- a CDS encoding rod shape-determining protein RodA — its product is MINRKKFDFMLLLLLIVLIALGCISIFSASTTVISDQISTQSFWWRQIIFAFIALGMITLLLKLPMPIFDILVLPAFVLNVLALVVVLFTPAVNGSHRWFSIGGINFQPSESAKLLTILMVARYISKENLSEYRQMLYGFGIASIPVLLILIEPDFGTTLVFWAALLAMLIAAEVPLFYILLIISPVISIIASVHWLFILLWIVIFVLLLMWSRLSWVAITVASIINVFIALIMPLFWMGLKDYQQNRILTFLDPSRDPLGTGYQIIQSKIAIGSGALTGKGWLMGTQKNMNFLPEHHTDFIFSVIGEEFGFLGSLLLLVIFALFFGRIIHDIAQIKVKERKVATAGILAYLMFQSFINIGMNIGLVPATGIPLPFISYGGSNLLINAISVAVILKYLNERGFIK